The Methylobacterium sp. PvR107 genome contains a region encoding:
- a CDS encoding MnhB domain-containing protein, translating to MSPRARVALLALAALILLPGAASVIAGLPPFGATIARYGERINAITPEARHVANMVSAINFDLRGLDTLGEEFMLLAAITGTVILLRGRRGEGKTGRAMRRPGRAVIPRSEAVVLACRIAGPLTALFGLYVVLHATVTPGGGFQGGVILASGTLLIYLGEGYVGWRDAVRSPWLDALEGGGALLFALCGLAPMLTGAAFMQNVLPLGTFRDPFSGGLMLVENLGVAMAVAGGFTQLFLEFMEETREADEPDEPGEESA from the coding sequence ATGAGCCCGCGCGCGCGTGTCGCGCTGCTGGCATTGGCGGCCCTGATCCTGCTGCCCGGCGCCGCCTCGGTCATCGCAGGGCTGCCGCCCTTCGGCGCGACGATTGCCCGGTACGGGGAACGCATCAATGCGATCACCCCGGAGGCGCGGCACGTCGCCAACATGGTGAGCGCGATCAACTTCGACCTGCGCGGCCTCGATACCCTTGGCGAGGAGTTCATGCTGCTCGCCGCCATCACCGGGACAGTGATCCTGCTGCGCGGACGACGCGGTGAGGGCAAGACCGGCCGCGCCATGCGCCGGCCCGGTCGGGCGGTGATCCCGCGCTCCGAAGCCGTGGTGCTCGCCTGCCGGATTGCCGGACCGCTCACCGCCCTGTTCGGCCTCTACGTGGTGCTGCACGCCACCGTTACGCCCGGAGGCGGCTTCCAGGGCGGCGTGATCCTCGCCTCCGGAACCCTGCTGATCTACCTCGGCGAGGGCTATGTCGGCTGGCGCGACGCCGTGCGCAGCCCCTGGCTCGACGCGCTGGAAGGCGGCGGCGCGCTGCTTTTCGCCCTGTGCGGGCTGGCGCCGATGCTCACGGGCGCCGCCTTCATGCAGAACGTCCTGCCGCTCGGCACCTTCCGCGACCCGTTCTCCGGCGGCCTGATGCTGGTGGAGAACCTCGGCGTCGCGATGGCGGTGGCGGGCGGCTTCACCCAGCTCTTCCTCGAATTCATGGAGGAGACCCGCGAGGCGGACGAGCCCGACGAGCCGGGAGAGGAATCGGCGTGA
- a CDS encoding sodium:proton antiporter — MLPYAVAAWLFGIGLYGIATSRNFIHLVGCLGVCQSATYVLLLGLGYRWGSIAPIFYDHPPGTPAVDPVMQALVLTDIVVGATLTALLLVLTIQAYKRGGSLDPEKLRPMRAGSKSGRGQGSSRGKDEERTAP, encoded by the coding sequence ATGCTGCCCTATGCGGTCGCCGCGTGGCTGTTCGGAATAGGCCTCTACGGCATCGCCACCAGCCGCAACTTCATCCACCTCGTGGGCTGCCTCGGCGTCTGCCAATCGGCGACCTACGTGCTCCTGCTCGGTCTCGGCTATCGCTGGGGCAGCATCGCGCCGATCTTCTACGACCACCCGCCGGGCACGCCCGCCGTCGACCCGGTGATGCAGGCGCTGGTGCTCACCGACATCGTGGTCGGCGCAACCCTGACGGCGCTGCTCCTCGTGCTGACGATCCAGGCCTACAAACGCGGCGGCAGCCTCGATCCGGAAAAGCTCCGGCCGATGCGCGCGGGCAGCAAATCCGGGCGTGGCCAGGGATCGAGCCGGGGCAAGGACGAGGAGCGGACGGCGCCGTGA
- a CDS encoding complex I subunit 5 family protein, with protein sequence MTAFPAVLLPLPVAIPLVVCAAMLATAHLLPGRVPDILATLAALGVAILSAFIAAHAADGPLVYWFGGWEPRDGVHLGIGFSVDEASGWVAAFIGLLYALTFVFAWGFFGRTHGHFQILMLLFLAAMVGFCFTRDMFNLFVWFEVMSVAAFALTAYHLEESALSGAINFTVINSLAGFLMLGGIGLIYAQTGTLDFEGIAAAVARGGRDPVVAGAFCLVAAALMIKGAIVPFQFWLADAHAVAPSPVSVIFSGSMVSLGLFGLAKVSAVVFAGSDQVQHGLPVLLTALGSFTALLGGWMALLQRHLKRMLAFSTISHAGIMLTGIGALSADGTGGMLVYVVGHGLVKGALFMVAGILLATRASIDEIALRGLGLGIGPAGIAMAIAGLLLCGLPIGVLDQGTRGVQGALAQQGHGIALAAGAIGAALTGAAVLRAAGRIFLGLGPDSGDEAGAPSEDEREKANRPLWLMLAPCCALLVLDVGLPAHLIEHALPRAASAFMHRPAVDTVAEGPGWLPWMSVLAALAGAAYGLLRDRLPAFVVRSVGATQSAPTRALEALHSGLIGDYAAWLAVGVAIIVAMLALA encoded by the coding sequence GTGACTGCCTTTCCCGCCGTCCTTCTTCCGCTGCCGGTTGCGATCCCGCTCGTGGTCTGTGCCGCGATGCTGGCAACCGCCCATCTGCTGCCGGGCCGGGTCCCCGACATCCTGGCGACCCTCGCGGCGCTCGGCGTCGCGATCCTGTCCGCCTTCATCGCCGCGCACGCCGCCGATGGGCCCCTGGTCTACTGGTTCGGCGGCTGGGAGCCGCGCGACGGTGTCCACCTCGGGATCGGCTTCTCGGTGGACGAGGCCAGCGGCTGGGTCGCGGCCTTCATCGGCCTGCTCTACGCGCTGACCTTCGTGTTCGCCTGGGGCTTCTTCGGCCGGACCCACGGACACTTCCAGATCCTGATGCTGCTGTTCCTGGCCGCCATGGTCGGGTTCTGCTTCACCCGCGACATGTTCAACCTGTTCGTGTGGTTCGAGGTGATGAGCGTCGCCGCCTTCGCCCTCACGGCCTACCATCTGGAGGAGTCTGCTCTCTCGGGTGCCATCAACTTCACGGTGATCAACAGTCTCGCGGGCTTCCTGATGCTCGGCGGGATCGGATTGATCTACGCGCAGACCGGCACCCTCGACTTCGAGGGGATCGCGGCTGCGGTGGCGCGGGGCGGCCGTGATCCGGTGGTGGCCGGGGCCTTCTGCCTCGTTGCGGCGGCCTTGATGATCAAGGGCGCGATCGTGCCGTTCCAGTTCTGGCTCGCCGACGCCCACGCGGTGGCGCCGAGCCCGGTCTCGGTGATCTTCTCCGGATCGATGGTGTCGCTCGGGCTGTTCGGCCTCGCGAAGGTCAGTGCCGTCGTGTTCGCGGGCTCCGATCAGGTCCAGCACGGACTGCCGGTGCTCCTGACCGCGCTGGGCAGCTTCACCGCTCTGCTCGGCGGCTGGATGGCGCTGCTGCAGCGCCACCTCAAGCGGATGCTGGCCTTCTCGACGATTTCCCATGCCGGGATCATGCTCACCGGCATCGGCGCCCTCTCGGCGGATGGAACCGGCGGGATGCTCGTCTACGTGGTCGGTCATGGGCTGGTGAAGGGCGCCCTGTTCATGGTTGCCGGCATCCTACTGGCCACGCGGGCGAGCATCGACGAGATTGCCCTCCGCGGCCTCGGGCTGGGCATCGGGCCGGCCGGGATCGCCATGGCGATTGCCGGGCTGCTGCTCTGCGGCCTGCCGATCGGGGTGCTCGACCAGGGAACGCGCGGCGTTCAGGGGGCGCTGGCGCAGCAGGGCCACGGGATCGCTCTGGCAGCCGGCGCCATCGGCGCGGCGCTGACGGGCGCCGCGGTCCTGCGGGCGGCGGGCCGCATCTTCCTCGGGCTCGGCCCGGATTCCGGCGACGAGGCCGGGGCTCCGAGCGAGGACGAGCGCGAGAAGGCAAACCGCCCCCTCTGGCTGATGCTGGCACCCTGCTGCGCCCTGCTCGTCCTCGATGTCGGTCTGCCGGCGCATCTGATCGAGCATGCCCTGCCCCGGGCGGCGTCGGCCTTCATGCACCGCCCTGCCGTCGACACCGTCGCCGAGGGTCCAGGCTGGCTGCCCTGGATGTCCGTGCTGGCGGCGTTGGCAGGCGCGGCCTACGGCCTCCTTCGTGACAGGCTGCCGGCGTTCGTGGTCCGATCGGTCGGCGCGACGCAATCGGCGCCGACGCGCGCTCTGGAAGCCCTGCACAGCGGTTTGATCGGCGACTACGCCGCCTGGCTGGCCGTCGGCGTGGCGATCATCGTGGCCATGCTGGCATTGGCGTGA
- a CDS encoding DUF6894 family protein has product MPRFYFDIHDGELLPDEEGTECADFEAAREKVLASLPDVAGWITPVDSDNQAVSVLVRDEMGREVYTATLTFAASRLDQTAS; this is encoded by the coding sequence ATGCCTCGCTTCTATTTCGACATCCACGATGGTGAACTTCTCCCCGACGAGGAGGGCACCGAGTGCGCGGATTTCGAAGCCGCTCGGGAGAAGGTGCTTGCCAGCCTGCCGGATGTCGCCGGCTGGATCACGCCTGTCGACAGTGACAATCAGGCCGTCTCCGTGCTGGTTCGCGACGAGATGGGCCGGGAAGTCTATACCGCGACGCTCACATTCGCTGCCAGCAGGCTGGACCAAACGGCCTCGTAG
- the aroB gene encoding 3-dehydroquinate synthase, producing the protein MTESSTLPDPLTVHVPLDGGRAYDIRIGRGLIGSAGQQVAALGGRRAAIVTDENVGALYAERLTASLERAGLQAGVVTVAPGEGSKSYAGYAQVCDGLLALKVERGDLVVALGGGVVGDLAGFAAATLRRGVRFVQVPTSLLAQVDSSVGGKTGINAPLGKNLIGAFHQPRLVLADTATLDTLSEREMRAGYAEVAKYGLIADSGFFDWCEANWRGIFAGGPEREAAVAACCRAKAAVVTRDEREDGERALLNLGHTFGHALERLTGYDPARLVHGEGVAIGLALAFRFSARLGLCAGQDAGRVANHLALAGLPTRLQAVPGGCGDAETILDAMAQDKKVRDGALTFILARGIGQSFIAPGVDRAEVAAFLRNELGAEPRA; encoded by the coding sequence GTGACCGAGTCTTCCACCCTTCCGGACCCGCTGACGGTCCACGTGCCGCTCGACGGCGGCCGCGCCTACGACATCCGGATCGGGCGCGGCCTGATCGGCAGCGCCGGCCAGCAGGTGGCCGCACTCGGGGGGCGCCGCGCAGCCATCGTCACGGATGAGAACGTCGGCGCGCTCTATGCCGAACGCCTGACCGCGAGCCTGGAGCGGGCCGGCCTGCAGGCGGGCGTCGTGACGGTTGCGCCCGGCGAGGGGTCGAAATCCTACGCGGGCTACGCGCAGGTCTGCGATGGCCTGCTGGCCCTGAAGGTCGAGCGCGGCGACCTCGTCGTGGCCCTGGGCGGCGGCGTGGTCGGAGACCTCGCCGGTTTCGCGGCCGCGACCTTGCGGCGGGGCGTGCGCTTCGTGCAGGTGCCCACGAGCCTGCTCGCCCAGGTCGATTCCTCCGTCGGCGGCAAGACCGGCATCAACGCGCCGCTCGGCAAGAACCTGATCGGCGCCTTCCATCAGCCCCGCCTGGTTCTGGCGGATACCGCAACCCTCGACACATTGTCCGAGCGCGAGATGCGCGCCGGCTACGCCGAGGTCGCCAAATACGGGCTAATCGCCGATTCCGGCTTCTTCGACTGGTGCGAGGCCAACTGGCGCGGGATCTTCGCAGGCGGGCCGGAGCGCGAGGCGGCGGTGGCGGCCTGCTGCCGCGCCAAGGCCGCGGTGGTGACCCGGGACGAGCGAGAGGACGGCGAGCGGGCGCTCCTGAACCTCGGCCACACCTTCGGTCATGCCCTCGAACGCCTGACCGGCTACGACCCGGCGCGGCTGGTTCACGGAGAGGGCGTGGCGATCGGGCTGGCGCTGGCCTTCCGGTTCTCGGCGCGGCTCGGCCTCTGCGCCGGGCAGGATGCGGGGCGCGTGGCCAACCATCTCGCGCTCGCGGGCCTGCCGACCCGTCTTCAGGCCGTCCCCGGCGGGTGCGGCGATGCCGAGACGATCCTCGACGCGATGGCTCAGGACAAGAAGGTCCGCGACGGCGCGCTGACCTTCATCCTCGCGCGCGGCATCGGACAGAGCTTCATCGCACCAGGGGTGGACCGGGCGGAGGTTGCGGCGTTCCTGCGCAACGAGCTCGGTGCCGAGCCTCGCGCCTGA
- a CDS encoding shikimate kinase, with protein MIAEDEAGEPIEARLRRALGVRSIVLVGLMGAGKSTVGRRLASRLGLIFKDADHEIEAAAGLTIPDIFAIYGEPSFRDGEERVISRLLRAGPLVLATGGGAYLREATRARIAESAVSVWLKADLDVLMRRVRKRGNRPLLQTEDPEGTMRDLMAVRHPVYAAADVMVISREVSHDRVVQDVLEALDAHLNGERTVHVAAQ; from the coding sequence ATGATCGCGGAGGACGAGGCTGGTGAACCGATCGAGGCGCGTCTGCGCCGCGCACTGGGCGTGCGCTCGATCGTGCTCGTCGGCCTGATGGGCGCGGGCAAGAGCACCGTCGGCCGACGCCTCGCCAGCCGCCTGGGCCTGATCTTCAAGGATGCCGATCACGAGATCGAGGCGGCCGCCGGCCTGACGATCCCCGATATCTTTGCGATCTACGGCGAACCGAGCTTCCGCGACGGCGAGGAGCGTGTGATCTCGCGGCTGCTGCGGGCCGGCCCGCTGGTGCTGGCCACCGGCGGGGGCGCCTATCTGCGCGAGGCCACGCGTGCGCGCATCGCCGAATCCGCCGTGTCGGTCTGGCTGAAGGCCGATCTCGACGTGCTGATGCGTCGGGTGCGCAAGCGCGGGAACCGGCCGCTGCTCCAGACCGAGGATCCCGAGGGGACGATGCGCGACCTGATGGCGGTTCGCCACCCGGTCTATGCCGCGGCCGACGTGATGGTGATCTCCCGGGAAGTGTCCCACGACCGCGTCGTCCAGGACGTCCTGGAGGCGCTCGACGCGCATCTCAACGGCGAACGCACAGTCCATGTCGCCGCCCAGTAG
- a CDS encoding histidine kinase: MPTLLRFFATLAILAGLVFAAMFTLANFVQPTPREMTVTIPASKLQPGNR, encoded by the coding sequence GTGCCGACCCTGCTTCGTTTCTTTGCCACCCTCGCGATCCTGGCGGGCCTGGTCTTCGCGGCGATGTTCACGCTGGCGAACTTCGTCCAGCCGACCCCGCGGGAGATGACCGTCACGATCCCGGCCTCGAAGCTTCAGCCGGGCAACCGTTGA
- a CDS encoding site-specific tyrosine recombinase XerD, with protein MPCPEAVDYLDMLAAERGASGNTLVAYRRDLNDYLGYLGRAGIALADVDAGTLRAFLIDLESRGLKASSAARRLSCVRGFHKFLYAEGDARADPSVAVSGPRRGRVLPKILSVAEVDRLLATAQEAVAAEQAPGPARRARRMLGLLELLYATGLRVSELVALPRAAGVSRERYLFIKGKGGRERLVPLTEAARAAMAAHLAAVPEESAWLFPADSDSGHLTRQAFARDLKAAAVAAGLRPDRVSPHVLRHAFASHLLQNGADLRIVQELLGHADISTTQIYTHVLDERLKAMVRDLHPLMDG; from the coding sequence ATGCCCTGCCCCGAGGCTGTCGATTATCTCGATATGCTGGCGGCGGAGCGCGGCGCCAGCGGCAACACCCTGGTGGCCTACCGGCGCGACCTCAACGATTATCTCGGCTATCTCGGCCGCGCCGGCATCGCGCTGGCCGATGTGGATGCCGGCACGCTCAGGGCCTTCCTGATCGATCTCGAAAGCCGTGGGCTGAAGGCGTCCTCGGCGGCCCGGCGCCTGTCCTGCGTGCGCGGTTTCCACAAGTTCCTCTACGCCGAGGGAGACGCTCGCGCCGATCCCAGCGTCGCGGTCTCGGGGCCGCGCCGGGGCCGCGTGCTGCCCAAGATCCTGTCCGTCGCGGAGGTCGACCGCCTGCTCGCCACCGCGCAGGAGGCGGTCGCGGCCGAGCAGGCGCCGGGCCCGGCCCGCCGGGCGCGGCGGATGCTCGGCCTGCTCGAACTCCTCTACGCGACGGGCCTGCGCGTCTCCGAACTTGTCGCCCTGCCCCGGGCCGCGGGGGTCAGCCGTGAGCGCTATCTCTTCATCAAGGGAAAGGGCGGCCGGGAGCGCCTCGTGCCCCTCACGGAGGCGGCCCGTGCCGCCATGGCGGCCCACCTTGCGGCCGTGCCGGAGGAATCCGCCTGGCTGTTTCCCGCCGACAGCGACAGCGGCCATCTGACCCGGCAGGCCTTCGCCCGGGATCTCAAGGCGGCGGCGGTGGCGGCTGGGCTGCGGCCCGATCGCGTCAGCCCGCACGTGCTGCGCCATGCCTTCGCCAGCCATCTGCTGCAGAATGGCGCCGATCTGCGCATCGTCCAGGAATTGCTCGGCCACGCCGACATCTCCACGACGCAGATCTACACGCACGTCCTCGATGAGCGCCTGAAGGCGATGGTACGCGATCTGCACCCGTTGATGGACGGCTGA
- a CDS encoding MarR family winged helix-turn-helix transcriptional regulator — MSGPTASQSGAEPNPAGHATTDEPSQQDRQRLDNQLCFAVYAAAHAFGRAYRTLLGRHELTYPQYLVLLVLWEQDGLSVKEIGNRLFLDSGTLTPLLKRLEASGRVRRARDRVDERQVSIFLTPAGETLRDVLACIPDEAGGRTGLDTKGRQNLLHDLVTLRLGLQSGLIPD; from the coding sequence ATGTCAGGCCCGACTGCTTCGCAGAGCGGCGCTGAGCCGAACCCGGCGGGGCATGCGACGACCGACGAGCCATCGCAGCAGGACCGGCAGCGCCTCGACAACCAGCTGTGCTTCGCGGTCTACGCTGCCGCGCACGCCTTCGGCCGCGCCTATCGCACGCTCCTCGGCCGGCACGAGCTGACCTACCCGCAATATCTCGTGCTGCTCGTGCTGTGGGAGCAGGACGGCCTGTCGGTGAAGGAGATCGGCAACCGTCTGTTCCTCGACTCGGGGACGCTGACGCCGTTGCTCAAGCGTCTCGAAGCGTCAGGTCGTGTCCGGCGTGCCCGGGACCGTGTCGACGAGCGGCAGGTCAGCATCTTCCTGACCCCGGCCGGCGAGACGCTGCGTGATGTCCTCGCCTGCATCCCCGACGAGGCGGGCGGCCGGACCGGACTCGACACGAAGGGCCGCCAGAACCTGCTGCACGATCTCGTCACCCTCAGGCTGGGCCTTCAGTCCGGGCTTATTCCGGACTAG
- a CDS encoding cytochrome c family protein, which produces MRSLVLGAVLAALIPLSVQAQEAGDAAAGEKAFAPCKACHNFQKNGVGPDLKGVVGRKAGTYEGYSYSAALKNSGITWDEANLHEWLKNPKAKVPGTKMIFQGYPDDKKINDVIAYLKTQS; this is translated from the coding sequence ATGCGTTCACTCGTTCTCGGCGCCGTCCTTGCCGCCCTGATCCCGCTGTCAGTTCAGGCCCAGGAGGCCGGCGACGCGGCCGCCGGCGAGAAGGCATTCGCCCCGTGCAAGGCGTGCCACAACTTTCAGAAGAACGGCGTGGGTCCGGACCTGAAGGGCGTCGTCGGCCGCAAGGCGGGCACCTACGAGGGCTACAGCTACTCCGCCGCGCTGAAGAATTCCGGCATCACCTGGGACGAGGCCAATCTTCACGAGTGGCTGAAGAACCCGAAGGCGAAGGTGCCGGGCACCAAGATGATCTTCCAGGGCTACCCGGACGACAAGAAGATCAACGACGTGATCGCCTACCTCAAGACGCAGTCCTGA
- a CDS encoding DUF6894 family protein — MPRYFFHTQIGEDVITDPTGIELRDPDEAWERARATIRAALRSPQEQSRLMTACLVVTDAAGEVVLEFPFSEAVTPPPPEDPTVH, encoded by the coding sequence ATGCCACGCTATTTCTTCCACACCCAGATCGGCGAGGACGTGATCACCGATCCCACCGGGATCGAGCTGCGCGATCCGGACGAGGCCTGGGAGAGGGCCCGTGCCACGATCCGCGCCGCCCTTCGCTCCCCCCAGGAGCAGTCTCGGCTGATGACCGCCTGCCTGGTCGTGACCGATGCCGCGGGCGAGGTGGTCCTGGAATTTCCGTTCAGCGAGGCGGTCACGCCGCCTCCGCCGGAGGATCCCACGGTTCACTGA
- a CDS encoding Rmf/CrpP family protein, whose protein sequence is MDTPPNDLDAHALGRAAPLKGLAREACPYAEGTEARKLWLAGYNEALTAGVEPVTGGIAKDPVHTPSGLVR, encoded by the coding sequence ATGGATACGCCCCCCAACGATCTCGACGCACATGCGCTCGGCCGCGCCGCGCCCCTGAAGGGCCTCGCCCGCGAGGCCTGCCCCTACGCCGAGGGGACGGAGGCGCGCAAACTTTGGCTCGCCGGCTACAATGAAGCCCTGACGGCCGGCGTCGAGCCCGTCACCGGTGGGATCGCCAAGGATCCGGTCCACACGCCGTCCGGTCTGGTGCGCTGA
- a CDS encoding MFS transporter, with amino-acid sequence MDARTGTSVGAPRHPALNRKAVGAVVLGNALEFYDFTVYAFFAKAIGEAFFPANDPTHSLLASLALFGIGYVMRPIGGALIGAFADRAGRKPAMLITIALMAVGMLMLAVCPSYATIGGWAQVIVIAGRLVQGLALGGEVGPSTAYLLEAAPPERRGFVTSWQIASQGCAALFAGLVATTLALTVGDRAMAEWGWRLMFALGLCVVPVGLVIRSHLPETAGAAEDPHAAASTLAVVRRLLREHGRLLGLTFLVISASTVSNAVGTNMPVYAGATLGLSETASTAVPIALGLASVVFPLLGGWLADRVGRRPVMIWPRALILVLAVPAFAWVLHAPSAASVYAVTFLLSALSSINAAAVIVGIPEALPRAVRSAGLSIVYAVAVSVFGGSTNYLVNWLIAATGDRLAPAYYLAAFSLVGTVAALLLPETRGRDLDADTEA; translated from the coding sequence ATGGATGCGCGGACCGGAACGAGCGTCGGCGCACCCAGGCACCCGGCCCTGAACCGCAAGGCGGTGGGCGCCGTGGTGCTCGGCAACGCCCTCGAATTCTACGACTTCACCGTCTACGCCTTCTTTGCCAAGGCGATTGGTGAGGCATTCTTCCCGGCCAACGACCCGACCCACAGCCTGCTCGCCTCGCTGGCCTTATTTGGCATCGGCTACGTCATGCGGCCGATCGGGGGCGCGCTGATCGGCGCCTTCGCGGACCGCGCCGGTCGCAAGCCCGCGATGCTGATCACCATCGCGCTGATGGCGGTCGGCATGCTGATGCTGGCGGTCTGCCCGTCCTACGCGACGATCGGCGGCTGGGCGCAGGTCATCGTTATCGCCGGCCGGCTCGTTCAGGGCCTCGCGCTCGGCGGCGAGGTCGGCCCGTCGACGGCCTACCTGCTGGAGGCGGCGCCCCCGGAGCGGCGCGGTTTCGTAACGAGCTGGCAGATCGCCAGCCAGGGCTGCGCCGCCTTGTTCGCCGGTCTCGTGGCGACCACGCTGGCGCTGACGGTCGGGGACCGCGCCATGGCGGAATGGGGCTGGCGGCTGATGTTCGCGCTCGGCCTGTGCGTGGTCCCGGTGGGCCTCGTGATCCGCAGCCATCTTCCGGAGACGGCTGGCGCCGCGGAGGATCCGCACGCGGCCGCCTCGACGCTCGCCGTGGTCCGGCGGCTCCTGCGCGAGCACGGTCGGCTTCTCGGCCTCACCTTCCTGGTCATATCGGCCTCCACGGTCTCGAATGCCGTCGGCACCAACATGCCGGTCTATGCCGGCGCGACGCTGGGCCTGAGCGAGACGGCGTCCACCGCGGTGCCGATCGCGCTGGGCCTCGCCTCGGTGGTGTTCCCGTTGCTCGGCGGCTGGCTCGCAGATCGTGTCGGGCGACGGCCGGTGATGATCTGGCCGCGGGCGCTGATCCTGGTTCTCGCCGTCCCGGCCTTCGCCTGGGTGCTGCACGCTCCGAGCGCGGCAAGTGTCTACGCGGTGACGTTCCTGCTCTCGGCCCTGTCCTCGATCAACGCCGCGGCCGTGATCGTCGGCATCCCCGAGGCGCTGCCGCGGGCGGTGCGCAGCGCCGGCCTGTCGATCGTCTACGCGGTGGCGGTCTCGGTGTTCGGCGGCAGCACCAACTATCTCGTGAACTGGCTGATCGCCGCGACCGGAGACCGGCTCGCGCCCGCCTACTACCTCGCGGCCTTCAGCCTCGTCGGGACGGTCGCCGCGCTGCTGCTGCCGGAAACCCGCGGGCGCGATCTCGACGCCGATACCGAGGCGTAG
- a CDS encoding MDR family MFS transporter, which produces MPIPAETRRPLVLAAVMAAMFMIAIEATIVSTAMPQIAGQLGDLHLYAWVFASFLLTQTATTVVFGKLSDLYGRRPVLLFGIAVFLMGSLLCGLAWSMPSLILFRLVQGVGAGAIQPVSLTVVGDLYSARERGRVQGYLASVWGISSVAGPLVGGLIIGHLSWPWIFWINLPIGVIAAGLFLRFLHEGVERRSRQIDALGAALFTAAIAALMIALTAAGDSAAAALWPAMGFVVAAILFVLQERRAPDPMLDIRLWMQRPIATANTATLLSGMTVIGLTAFLPMYVQGVLRQSPLIAGLTLTLMVLGWPIGATTAARSFVRFGLRPILLVGATLLPLGATAFVALGPSSSPVVAACGSVVMGLGMGFLSTAAIVIIQDSVAWAQRGAATASNIFARNLGSTLGATVFGAVLNYRLAHPASGPTVNSDELRRLLDDPASLGPGGDAIRDGLQHALHGTFWTVFAVAVLTLLLSLLVPPVALSDRPRELAVE; this is translated from the coding sequence ATGCCGATTCCCGCTGAGACGCGCCGCCCGCTGGTCCTCGCCGCGGTGATGGCAGCGATGTTCATGATCGCCATTGAGGCGACTATCGTGTCGACGGCCATGCCGCAGATTGCCGGCCAGCTCGGCGACCTCCACCTCTATGCCTGGGTCTTCGCCTCGTTCCTCCTGACCCAGACCGCCACGACGGTGGTGTTCGGCAAGCTGTCGGATCTCTACGGCCGCCGGCCGGTGCTGCTGTTCGGCATCGCGGTCTTCCTGATGGGGTCCCTGCTCTGCGGCCTCGCCTGGTCGATGCCGTCCCTGATCCTGTTCCGCCTCGTCCAGGGCGTCGGCGCAGGCGCGATCCAGCCGGTGAGTCTGACGGTGGTCGGCGATCTCTACTCGGCGCGGGAGCGCGGCCGCGTCCAGGGCTACCTCGCAAGCGTCTGGGGCATCTCCTCGGTGGCTGGACCGCTGGTCGGCGGCCTGATCATCGGCCATCTGAGCTGGCCGTGGATCTTCTGGATCAACCTGCCGATCGGCGTGATCGCGGCCGGCCTGTTCCTCCGCTTCCTGCATGAGGGCGTCGAGCGTCGCAGCCGCCAGATCGACGCCCTGGGCGCTGCCTTGTTCACCGCCGCCATCGCGGCTCTGATGATCGCGTTGACCGCGGCGGGGGACTCGGCCGCCGCGGCTCTGTGGCCGGCTATGGGCTTCGTGGTTGCCGCGATCCTGTTCGTGCTTCAGGAGCGGCGGGCTCCCGATCCGATGCTCGATATCCGCCTGTGGATGCAGCGGCCGATCGCCACCGCCAACACCGCGACCCTCCTCTCCGGCATGACGGTGATCGGGCTCACGGCGTTCCTGCCGATGTACGTCCAGGGTGTATTGCGGCAATCGCCCCTGATCGCCGGCCTGACGCTGACTCTCATGGTGCTCGGCTGGCCGATCGGCGCCACCACGGCGGCGCGCAGCTTCGTGCGCTTCGGACTGCGCCCGATCCTGCTGGTCGGCGCGACCCTGCTGCCGCTCGGTGCGACCGCGTTCGTGGCCCTGGGTCCCTCGAGCTCACCGGTCGTCGCGGCCTGCGGCTCGGTGGTGATGGGCCTCGGCATGGGGTTCCTGTCGACCGCCGCCATCGTGATCATCCAGGACAGCGTCGCCTGGGCGCAGCGCGGGGCGGCGACGGCCTCGAACATCTTCGCGCGCAACCTCGGCTCGACATTAGGGGCCACCGTCTTCGGCGCCGTGCTGAATTACCGGCTGGCGCATCCCGCGAGCGGACCGACGGTCAATTCCGACGAGCTGCGGCGCCTGCTCGACGACCCGGCAAGCCTCGGCCCCGGGGGCGACGCGATCCGCGACGGACTCCAGCACGCCCTCCACGGCACGTTCTGGACGGTCTTCGCGGTCGCCGTGCTGACCCTGCTCCTGTCACTCCTGGTTCCGCCCGTGGCGCTCTCGGATCGCCCGCGCGAACTCGCGGTGGAGTAA